In the Oryza glaberrima chromosome 6, OglaRS2, whole genome shotgun sequence genome, one interval contains:
- the LOC127775366 gene encoding trigger factor-like protein TIG, Chloroplastic has translation MELATATAAAAASSTTRAHRPRSSRLAVPTRDSCSLLPSSSARQFAALSTSAASTTSRSRAQRRRLPFASATVELREASSQGGDSVRVTETLQPGSSVKFSVEVPPSICQQCYETTLQEYAKRFKIPGFRPGKVVPENVLINYVGPKHVQDATVEAILRHTLPQALSSVEDRALEDSVRILTKFEDMANSFSLDNVFRYDVSVDVAPEVRWLSEDKYKNLKVVVEIDEIVDAEKAAEIELKRRHKALGLLRIVADRGLQVGDLVVLDIFAESITSDGSKGEKIPSAESKGFHLDTEENNNLVPGFLGSLIGIRPGETRSFPLQFPESFEQESLQGVRAQFTVVCKELFYRELPELDDSLAGKLLPGCTTMDQVRERILQRCKEVEKTAIEQATDNAILDQLGKLVEVDVPRALFQEQGQQLYGAKLLQLQAERKLDKDQLASLSSQKSVQEYLESERENINRIIKQMLAVGEIFKAENLQFSTEQLVKEVENSIEEFKHYNQDYDEGSIKQQVQDVLEAAKVLEWLKENCIIEYIRP, from the exons ATGGAGCTCGccaccgctaccgccgccgccgccgcctcctccaccacccgTGCTCACCGACCCCGCAGCTCCAGGCTCGCAGTCCCGACGAGGGATAgctgctccctcctcccctcctcttccgCCCGCCAGTTCGCCGCGCTCTCCACGTCCGCGGCCTCCACCACCTCACGGTCACGAGCACagaggcggcggctccccttcGCCTCGGCCACCGTTGAGCTCCGGGAGGCCTCGTCGCAGGGCGGAGACTCCGTCCGGGTCACCGAGACGCTGCAGCCCGGCTCCAGT GTCAAGTTCAGTGTGGAGGTGCCTCCTTCCATATGCCAGCAATGCTATGAAACTACTCTGCAAGAGTACGCAAAGCGCTTCAAG ATTCCTGGATTTCGTCCCGGGAAAGTAGTTCCAGAGAACGTACTTATAAACTATGTAGGACCAAAACACGTACAGGATGCTACGGTTGAAGCTATCTTGAGGCATACACTTCCTCAAGCATTGTCCTCG GTAGAGGACAGGGCATTAGAAGATTCTGTACGCATTCTAACAAAGTTTGAAGATATGGCAAATTCATTCTCTCTTGATAATGTGTTTAG ATATGATGTTTCTGTGGATGTTGCCCCTGAAGTGAGATGGTTATCTGAAGATAAATATAAGAACCTCAAAGTGGTCGTTGAAATAGATGAAATTGTTGATGCTGAAAAGGCAGCTGAGATAGAACTTAAACGTCGTCATAAAGCTCTAGGATTACTCCGAATAGTTGCTGACAGAGGACTGCAG GTAGGTGATCTGGTGGTACTAGATATATTTGCAGAAAGTATTACCAGTGATGGCTCTAAAGGTGAAAAAATTCCATCAGCTGAGAGTAAAG GTTTCCACTTGGACACTGAGGAAAACAATAACCTTGTTCCTGGTTTTCTTGGTTCGTTAATTGGTATTCGTCCTGGTGAGACTAGATCATTTCCTCTTCAATTCCCTGAGTCCTTTGAACAAGAAAGTCTGCAAGGTGTCCGTGCTCAATTTACT GTTGTGTGCAAAGAGCTCTTCTACAGAGAGTTGCCAGAATTGGATGACTCACTTGCTGGAAAGCTCCTTCCAGGCTGCACTACCATGGATCAG GTTCGAGAACGCATTTTGCAAAGATGTAAAGAAGTGGAGAAAACAGCAATAGAACAAGCAACAGATAATGCAATCCTTGATCAGCTTGGAAAG TTAGTTGAAGTTGATGTTCCACGAGCCTTATTTCAAGAACAAGGCCAGCAGTTGTATGGAGCCAAACTTCTACAACTCCAG GCAGAAAGGAAGCTAGATAAAGACCAGCTGGCATCCCTTTCAAGCCAAAAGTCAGTACAGGAATACCTAGAAAGTGAGAGAGAAAATATTAATAGAATCATTAAACAAATGTTGGCTGTTGGTGAAATATTCAAGGCTGAAAATCTGCAG TTTTCAACTGAGCAACTTGTAAAGGAAGTTGAGAACTCTATAGAAGAGTTCAAACACTATAATCAAGACTATGATGAGGGGAGCATCAAGCAGCAG GTTCAGGATGTTCTAGAGGCAGCGAAGGTGCTCGAATGGCTCAAGGAGAACTGCATTATTGAGTACATTAGACCATGA